The Carassius auratus strain Wakin unplaced genomic scaffold, ASM336829v1 scaf_tig00017056, whole genome shotgun sequence DNA window GAGCGACACGGATCATGATGTCCAGGCTTTACTGCTTCAGAAGATGCCCAGCGGAGTCTATCTGGACGAGTACCAGCTGGAGACCCTGAGACGGGACACCGGTTTGGAGgtcagcactgtttcacagcagTTCCTGTTGAAAGTGTGTCCGTGTTTTTACTGATTGTTGTTTTCTAGGTTCTCCTGGATTCGAAGGTTGATCTGGAGGCTCCAGAGTATCTGTCGTCTGGGTTCACAGCGCTGGTGTTTCTCTCAGGAGCACGCGAGGCTGTGGTCCCCGTTCACGGCCGATATCACAGACCCTCAGACTCCAGCGAGCGCGTGAGAGTAGACCTCGAGAGGCCCAGACTGCTGCTCCGATCAGACCagtgtgagacacacacacacacacacacacacactcgctgaaTGATTCAGAGCTGGTCTGTGTGCTGACCTCCTGGCGTGTGTCTGTGCTCCTCTCCATCACAGGTCCTGGGGTCCGTGGGGTGGTGGTTGATGCTCCCTGCACCGTCAGCAACCACAGCATCTGCTCCTGGAGGGAGATCCTGGATCTGGAGGTGATGCTTAGAAAGACTAAGGGCTAAGAACACGATCTGTGCATCCTTGATCAATAATATTTGAGTGTATGATGCAGTATGTGtcataacaatattatttttgagtactgttttatgcattatataaGAATAGTAACGTGTTTATATCATTTTATCTTTagaatgttaaatataattatactaataatatatCACTGCAAAGATcatacatattttaatgtaattaataaataatatgtagtATTATTACTTATAATGATAAGAGTTTATATAAACAtgcacaatataataataataatacatgcttTAATATAgccttttttaatgtttataataaatatgtattatagtaatac harbors:
- the LOC113075414 gene encoding phosphatidylinositol-glycan biosynthesis class X protein-like; protein product: MVRVYLLAIILCFINHVDSKEDCFPPGWLKSVSLSVKISKAGFHRDLQYTVEWSDTDHDVQALLLQKMPSGVYLDEYQLETLRRDTGLEVLLDSKVDLEAPEYLSSGFTALVFLSGAREAVVPVHGRYHRPSDSSERVRVDLERPRLLLRSDQCPGVRGVVVDAPCTVSNHSICSWREILDLEGDAGLSLELPVGDSSMIFSVCVVTVLTTVLSCVYLLRNIWRHGSF